From the genome of Rhizobium binae, one region includes:
- a CDS encoding transposase has translation MTDRDDEEQLTIISARAKEIKTGLDSNFTEEQLQRPLSRRMVHALVAATTAATAVKLKALSARVEALEEGGIKYLGNFQRAAAYAKGDTVTHSGSLWVALRAVPAGTAPGSDPACWQLASKGNKPAKRAPVGPTS, from the coding sequence ATGACCGACCGCGACGATGAAGAACAGCTTACCATTATCTCGGCGCGCGCCAAGGAGATCAAAACCGGCCTCGACTCCAACTTCACGGAAGAGCAGCTTCAACGGCCATTGAGCAGGCGAATGGTTCACGCACTCGTCGCGGCCACCACAGCCGCCACAGCCGTGAAGCTAAAGGCGCTTTCCGCCCGAGTCGAAGCACTTGAGGAAGGCGGGATCAAATATCTGGGGAATTTTCAGCGCGCGGCCGCTTACGCAAAAGGCGATACTGTCACGCATTCCGGCAGCCTCTGGGTTGCCCTACGGGCTGTCCCTGCGGGGACCGCGCCTGGCAGTGATCCAGCCTGCTGGCAATTGGCTTCGAAAGGCAACAAGCCGGCCAAACGTGCCCCGGTGGGACCGACGTCATGA